Proteins co-encoded in one Methylobacterium sp. WL1 genomic window:
- a CDS encoding YaiI/YqxD family protein produces MSATENRPTIYLDADACPVKDETYRVAARYGLTVHVVANSVLNLPREPWIVRVVVGSALDAADDWIAERAGHGSIVLTADVPLAARCVKAGATVLAFTGKPFSESSIGMALATRDLMQSLREAGTITGGPAPFSRADRSAFLSALDRAVMRILRDRP; encoded by the coding sequence ATGAGCGCCACCGAGAACCGGCCGACGATCTATCTCGATGCCGATGCCTGCCCGGTGAAGGATGAGACCTACCGGGTAGCGGCGCGCTACGGCCTCACCGTCCACGTCGTCGCCAACAGCGTGCTTAACCTGCCGCGCGAGCCCTGGATCGTACGCGTCGTCGTCGGTTCCGCCCTCGACGCCGCCGACGACTGGATCGCGGAGCGGGCCGGGCACGGCAGCATCGTGCTCACCGCCGACGTGCCGCTGGCCGCTCGCTGCGTGAAGGCCGGCGCCACGGTCCTGGCCTTCACCGGCAAGCCGTTCAGCGAATCCTCGATCGGCATGGCGCTGGCCACCCGCGACCTGATGCAGTCCCTACGCGAGGCCGGCACGATCACGGGTGGCCCGGCGCCGTTCTCCCGGGCCGACCGCTCGGCGTTCCTGTCGGCCCTCGACCGGGCGGTGATGCGGATTCTGCGGGACCGGCCCTAG
- a CDS encoding helix-turn-helix domain-containing protein: protein MRPLFHPAIEDIRPEAILHALSDPNRAAIYAQIMRSGCVEACSAVSALGDRVIPKSSLSAHFKVLREAGLIRSERHGVEMRNHSRCAEVEARFPGLLAAILNAYASDAGKQARGPDA, encoded by the coding sequence ATGAGGCCGCTGTTTCACCCCGCCATCGAGGACATCCGACCGGAGGCGATCCTCCACGCCCTGTCCGACCCGAATCGGGCGGCGATTTACGCGCAGATCATGCGGTCGGGCTGCGTCGAAGCCTGTTCCGCCGTCTCCGCCCTGGGCGACCGGGTCATCCCGAAATCGTCGCTGTCCGCGCACTTCAAGGTGCTGCGTGAGGCGGGCCTGATCCGGAGCGAGCGCCACGGAGTGGAGATGCGCAACCACTCGCGCTGCGCCGAGGTGGAGGCGCGGTTTCCGGGCCTGCTGGCGGCGATCCTCAACGCCTACGCGTCGGACGCCGGCAAACAAGCGCGCGGGCCCGACGCGTAA
- a CDS encoding pilus assembly protein PilZ: protein MTEDRRGAFRKNAFTFGTLLLACGEVGCLVWDATETGAQIEVEEDQAVPDRFPLRLMDGADPRQAAVAWRRSRRIGIAFES, encoded by the coding sequence ATGACGGAGGATCGCCGCGGGGCATTCCGCAAGAACGCCTTCACGTTCGGCACGCTGCTGCTCGCCTGCGGCGAGGTCGGCTGCCTCGTCTGGGACGCCACCGAGACCGGCGCTCAGATCGAGGTCGAGGAGGATCAAGCCGTGCCGGACCGCTTCCCGCTCCGTCTGATGGACGGGGCCGACCCGCGGCAGGCCGCCGTGGCGTGGCGGCGCAGCCGCCGGATCGGCATCGCGTTCGAGAGCTGA
- a CDS encoding cyclase dehydrase, translated as MSDKQHSQTTRGAPGRGPETGHDALARGLGWFSIGLGILELTAPRGLCRALGLRGRESLVQAYGVREVATGVAILMSHDPTPWIIGRVGGDALDLATLATGFEGDNPKRTNLAAATAAVAGVTVLDVICAQGLIGQKRLSPPGTFDYGDRSGFPRGARSMRGAASDFAPPADFRIPEPLRPWSGERVAPGT; from the coding sequence ATGAGCGATAAACAGCATTCGCAGACGACCCGGGGCGCACCAGGGCGCGGTCCCGAGACCGGACACGACGCGCTGGCGCGCGGGCTCGGCTGGTTCTCGATCGGCCTCGGCATCCTGGAGCTGACGGCCCCGCGCGGCCTGTGCCGGGCACTCGGCCTGCGCGGTCGGGAATCGCTGGTGCAAGCCTACGGCGTCCGTGAGGTCGCCACCGGCGTCGCGATCCTCATGAGCCATGATCCGACGCCCTGGATCATCGGGCGCGTCGGCGGCGACGCGCTGGACCTCGCCACACTGGCGACCGGCTTCGAAGGCGACAACCCGAAGCGCACGAACCTCGCCGCCGCGACCGCCGCCGTGGCGGGGGTGACGGTCCTCGACGTCATATGTGCGCAAGGGCTGATCGGGCAGAAGCGCCTGTCACCCCCTGGGACCTTCGATTACGGCGACCGGAGCGGCTTCCCGCGTGGCGCCAGGAGTATGCGCGGCGCTGCCTCCGACTTCGCGCCGCCGGCCGATTTCCGCATCCCGGAGCCGCTGCGGCCATGGTCGGGCGAGCGCGTCGCGCCAGGAACCTGA
- a CDS encoding aldo/keto reductase translates to MYARSFGATRVSVPVIGQGTWHIDGSDRADAVRALRAGIDAGMTHIDTAEMYGDAEAIVAEATTDCREEVFLVSKVVPGNATRRGVVRACEASLRRLKTDRLDSYLLHWPGQHPLAETIAGFEDLRRAGKILSWGLSNFDVDDLDRVLAIAGPDRIACNQVLYHLNERAIEHAVLPWCERHGVAMVGYSPFGSGEFPDPSSAGGRVLDGIASTHGTTPYAVALAFLTRLPATFTIPKTGRPARAIENAGAADLHLGPAEIAMIDAHFPRGPRPRMLPML, encoded by the coding sequence ATGTACGCCAGAAGCTTCGGGGCGACGCGCGTCTCGGTGCCGGTCATCGGCCAGGGCACGTGGCATATCGACGGCTCGGACAGGGCAGACGCCGTGCGCGCCTTGCGGGCCGGCATCGATGCCGGGATGACGCATATCGATACCGCCGAGATGTACGGCGACGCCGAGGCGATCGTGGCCGAGGCGACCACGGATTGCCGCGAGGAGGTGTTCCTCGTCTCGAAGGTGGTCCCGGGCAACGCCACGCGCCGCGGCGTCGTGCGGGCCTGCGAGGCCTCCCTGCGGCGGTTGAAGACCGACCGGCTCGACAGCTACCTGCTGCACTGGCCCGGCCAGCATCCCCTGGCCGAGACGATCGCGGGGTTCGAGGACCTGCGCCGGGCCGGCAAGATCCTGTCCTGGGGCTTGAGCAACTTCGACGTCGACGACCTCGACCGGGTCCTGGCCATCGCCGGGCCGGACCGGATCGCCTGCAACCAGGTGCTGTACCACCTCAACGAGCGGGCGATCGAGCACGCGGTGCTGCCGTGGTGCGAGAGGCACGGCGTCGCGATGGTCGGCTACTCGCCGTTCGGGAGCGGCGAGTTCCCCGACCCTTCCAGCGCCGGCGGCCGCGTGCTCGACGGCATCGCCAGCACCCACGGCACGACGCCCTACGCGGTGGCCCTGGCCTTCCTGACCCGCCTGCCCGCGACCTTCACGATCCCCAAGACCGGCCGGCCGGCGCGGGCGATCGAGAACGCGGGCGCCGCGGACCTGCATCTCGGCCCGGCCGAGATCGCCATGATCGACGCGCATTTCCCCCGCGGGCCCCGGCCCCGGATGCTGCCGATGTTGTGA
- a CDS encoding ATP-dependent helicase, whose translation MRDASAQELMILSALQECRIQLETARRDEASRAAVRLELDAALQREEALKTEIVQERERTEAVRVVLLALTASIGRFGLRRKLFTARIARLGRETPDSGPQSVRHPVLLAEARRVLGQDPTASG comes from the coding sequence ATGCGGGATGCGTCGGCGCAGGAGCTCATGATCCTCAGCGCGTTGCAGGAATGCCGGATCCAGCTGGAGACCGCGCGCCGGGACGAGGCGAGCCGGGCCGCCGTCCGGCTCGAACTCGATGCCGCCCTGCAGCGCGAGGAGGCGCTGAAGACCGAGATCGTGCAGGAGCGGGAGCGCACCGAGGCCGTGCGGGTCGTCTTGCTGGCGCTCACGGCCAGCATCGGCCGGTTCGGCCTGCGCCGGAAGCTGTTCACGGCGCGTATCGCCCGGCTCGGCCGGGAGACGCCGGATTCCGGCCCGCAATCGGTTCGGCACCCCGTGCTGCTCGCCGAGGCACGGCGGGTGCTGGGGCAGGATCCGACCGCCTCGGGTTAA
- a CDS encoding zinc-dependent alcohol dehydrogenase: protein MKALVWHGTGDVRCDSVPDPEIEDERDAIIKVTSCAICGSDLHLYDHFMPGMKSGDILGHEAMGEVVEVGKDNKALKPGDRIVVPFTITCGQCDQCRRGNFSVCERSNRNKALGDTAFGHTTAGLFGYTHLTGGYAGGQAEYLRVPYADATHIKVPDGISDEKLLFLSDVFPTGWQGAVQCDIQPTDTVAIWGCGAVGQMAIRSAILLGAKRVIAIDRVPERLRMAEAGGAEVIDYNTESNIVGRLNDMTDGRGPEKCIDAVGLEAHATGAVDAVYDRAKQAMLLETDRAHVLRQMIMVCRPAGVLSVPGVYGGLIDKFPIGALMNKGLTVRTGQTHVNRWTPDLLRRIEDGQIDPSFVITHTIGLEDGPEMYRVFRDKQDGCIKVVIRP, encoded by the coding sequence ATGAAGGCACTGGTCTGGCACGGCACCGGTGACGTCCGTTGCGATTCGGTCCCGGATCCGGAGATCGAGGACGAGCGGGATGCCATCATCAAGGTGACGAGTTGCGCAATCTGCGGCTCGGACCTGCATCTCTACGACCATTTCATGCCCGGCATGAAGTCGGGCGACATCCTGGGCCACGAGGCCATGGGCGAGGTTGTCGAAGTCGGCAAGGACAACAAGGCTCTCAAGCCCGGCGACCGGATCGTCGTCCCGTTCACCATCACCTGCGGCCAGTGCGATCAGTGCCGGCGCGGCAACTTCTCGGTGTGTGAGCGCTCCAACCGCAACAAGGCGCTCGGCGATACCGCGTTCGGGCACACCACCGCCGGCCTGTTCGGCTACACCCATCTCACCGGCGGCTACGCGGGCGGCCAGGCCGAGTACCTGCGCGTGCCGTATGCCGACGCGACGCACATCAAGGTGCCGGACGGCATCTCCGACGAAAAGCTCCTGTTCCTGTCCGACGTCTTCCCGACCGGGTGGCAGGGCGCGGTCCAATGCGACATCCAGCCAACCGACACGGTGGCGATCTGGGGCTGCGGGGCTGTCGGCCAGATGGCGATCCGCTCGGCGATCCTGCTCGGCGCAAAGCGTGTCATCGCGATCGACCGGGTCCCGGAGCGCCTGAGGATGGCCGAGGCCGGGGGTGCCGAGGTGATCGACTACAACACGGAATCCAACATCGTCGGCCGCTTGAACGACATGACCGACGGCAGGGGCCCGGAGAAGTGCATCGACGCGGTCGGGCTCGAAGCCCATGCCACGGGCGCGGTCGATGCGGTCTACGACCGGGCGAAGCAGGCGATGTTGCTCGAGACCGACCGGGCCCACGTGCTGCGCCAGATGATCATGGTCTGCCGTCCGGCCGGCGTGCTCTCGGTCCCGGGCGTGTATGGCGGCCTGATCGACAAGTTTCCCATCGGCGCGCTGATGAACAAGGGCCTGACGGTCCGCACCGGGCAGACGCACGTCAACAGGTGGACACCGGACCTGCTGCGGAGGATCGAAGACGGGCAGATCGATCCGTCCTTCGTCATCACCCACACCATCGGGCTGGAGGACGGCCCGGAGATGTACCGGGTGTTCCGCGACAAGCAGGACGGCTGCATCAAGGTGGTGATCCGGCCATGA
- a CDS encoding glucose 1-dehydrogenase, which yields MSKLEGKVAVVTGASKGIGAGIATALAREGAAVVVNYASSRADAEAVTAAINAEGGKAIAVQGDVSKAAQAQGLIAATVTQFGRLDVLVNNSGVYEFATLEEITEAHYRRLFDVNVLGVLLTSQAAAPHLGEGASIINISSAITHVHTPAAAAYAGTKGALNAISGVLANELAPRRIRVNVVSPGFVVTEGTHTAGIVGSEMEAGFIAQTPLGRAGRPDDIAGVVTFLASDDARWLTGEVITASGGIR from the coding sequence ATGTCGAAGCTCGAGGGCAAGGTCGCCGTGGTCACCGGCGCATCGAAGGGCATCGGGGCCGGAATCGCAACGGCGCTGGCGCGGGAGGGCGCCGCGGTCGTGGTCAATTACGCCAGCAGCCGGGCGGATGCCGAGGCCGTGACCGCGGCCATCAACGCGGAGGGCGGCAAGGCCATCGCGGTGCAGGGCGACGTATCCAAGGCTGCCCAGGCGCAGGGCTTGATCGCGGCCACCGTGACGCAGTTCGGCCGGCTCGACGTGCTGGTCAACAATTCCGGCGTCTACGAGTTCGCCACGCTGGAGGAGATCACGGAGGCGCATTACCGCCGGCTGTTCGACGTCAACGTGCTGGGTGTCCTGCTGACCAGCCAGGCCGCCGCGCCGCATCTCGGCGAAGGCGCGAGCATCATCAACATCTCGTCGGCCATCACCCACGTGCACACGCCCGCCGCCGCGGCCTATGCCGGGACCAAGGGGGCGCTGAACGCGATCTCGGGCGTCCTGGCCAATGAGCTGGCGCCCCGCCGGATTCGCGTGAACGTGGTCAGCCCGGGCTTCGTGGTGACCGAGGGCACGCATACGGCCGGAATCGTCGGCTCCGAGATGGAGGCCGGCTTCATCGCCCAAACGCCGCTCGGCCGCGCCGGACGACCGGACGACATCGCTGGCGTGGTCACGTTCCTGGCCTCCGACGACGCCCGATGGCTGACCGGCGAGGTGATCACCGCCAGCGGCGGGATCCGCTGA
- a CDS encoding transglycosylase domain-containing protein codes for MAKGRGRMEPNFDVPEGRVRDRGELDLRLSRDDRAGTGERVGKRADEMARAPAKTAPRRTQKKSGRRRRSWLGRIAYGTVVLGLWAVIGVAGLIAYHASQLPPIDQLAVPKRPPNIAILASDGSLLANRGETGGRVVSIKELPPYLPRAFVAIEDRRFYQHFGVDPVGILRAIGQNLTRRGVAQGGSTLTQQLAKNLFLTPERSASRKIQEAILALWLEHKYSKDEILELYLNRVYFGAGAYGVEAAAQRYFGKPAKEVSLAQAAMLGGLVQAPSRLAPNRNLPAAQARAAQVLAAMQELGFVPAQDAKVALAQPARPANARGGGSANYVADLVMDVLDDYVGKFDTDITVQTTVDTGLQALAEKALTDELNAKGTRFNVGQGALVSMRPDGAIRALIGGRDYAQSQFNRATTAKRQPGSSFKPFVYLAAVEHGATPDTVKEDAPIRIGTWAPENYSHRYEGPVTLRMALAHSLNTVAVRLGQEVGPKTVVQTAQRLGITSPLQANGSIALGTSEVTLLEMVGAYGAFANGGTGVIPYVVTSVKSAAGKMLYKRSDNGLGRVIDANADGMMNAMMHETFVSGTAKKADIPGWELAGKTGTTQDFRDAWFIGYSGTLVTGIWLGNDDGELTKKVTGGNLPAEIWKTYMTQALKGQNPVPLPGINRWRKPPPETTASVASAAPSSPADLLGQIFGDPAAPAPRQQAPARRAAPKDDRNFVEKLFGIGE; via the coding sequence ATGGCCAAGGGTCGGGGCAGGATGGAGCCGAATTTCGACGTGCCGGAAGGGCGCGTCCGGGATCGCGGCGAACTCGACCTGCGCCTGTCCCGGGACGACCGGGCCGGGACAGGGGAACGCGTGGGTAAGCGAGCGGACGAGATGGCGCGGGCTCCGGCCAAGACGGCGCCACGCCGGACCCAGAAGAAGTCCGGCCGGCGCCGGCGCTCGTGGCTTGGCCGGATCGCCTACGGCACCGTGGTGCTCGGCCTGTGGGCGGTGATCGGCGTCGCTGGCCTCATCGCCTACCATGCCTCGCAGCTGCCGCCGATCGACCAGCTCGCGGTGCCCAAGCGCCCGCCCAACATCGCCATCCTGGCGAGCGACGGCTCGCTGTTGGCCAACCGGGGTGAGACCGGCGGCCGGGTGGTCTCGATCAAGGAGCTGCCGCCCTACCTGCCCCGCGCCTTCGTGGCGATCGAGGACCGGCGGTTCTACCAGCATTTCGGCGTCGACCCGGTGGGCATCCTCCGGGCGATTGGCCAGAACCTGACACGCCGCGGCGTCGCGCAGGGCGGCTCGACCCTGACCCAGCAGCTCGCCAAGAACCTGTTCCTGACCCCCGAGCGCTCGGCCTCGCGCAAGATCCAGGAGGCGATCCTCGCCCTGTGGCTGGAGCACAAGTACAGCAAGGACGAGATCCTCGAACTGTACCTGAACCGGGTCTATTTCGGCGCCGGCGCCTACGGCGTCGAGGCCGCGGCGCAGCGCTACTTCGGCAAGCCCGCCAAGGAGGTGTCGCTGGCCCAGGCCGCGATGCTCGGCGGACTCGTGCAGGCGCCCTCGCGGCTCGCCCCGAACCGCAACCTGCCCGCCGCCCAGGCCCGCGCCGCGCAGGTGCTGGCTGCCATGCAGGAGCTCGGCTTCGTCCCGGCGCAGGACGCCAAGGTGGCGCTCGCCCAGCCGGCCCGGCCCGCCAACGCGCGCGGCGGCGGCTCGGCCAACTACGTGGCCGATCTCGTGATGGACGTGCTCGACGATTACGTCGGCAAGTTCGACACCGACATCACGGTCCAGACCACCGTCGACACCGGCCTGCAGGCGCTCGCCGAGAAGGCGCTCACCGACGAGCTGAACGCCAAGGGCACGCGCTTCAACGTCGGACAGGGCGCCCTGGTCTCGATGCGGCCGGACGGGGCGATCCGCGCGCTGATCGGCGGGCGCGACTACGCCCAGAGCCAGTTCAACCGCGCGACCACTGCCAAGCGGCAGCCCGGCTCTTCGTTCAAGCCGTTCGTCTACCTCGCCGCCGTGGAGCACGGGGCGACCCCCGACACGGTGAAGGAGGACGCGCCGATCCGGATCGGCACCTGGGCGCCTGAGAACTACTCGCACCGCTACGAAGGCCCGGTGACGCTGCGCATGGCGCTGGCGCACTCGCTCAATACGGTGGCGGTGCGGCTCGGCCAGGAAGTCGGCCCGAAGACGGTGGTGCAGACCGCCCAGCGCCTCGGCATCACCTCGCCGCTCCAGGCCAACGGCTCGATCGCGCTCGGGACCTCCGAGGTGACCCTGCTGGAGATGGTCGGCGCCTACGGGGCCTTCGCCAACGGCGGCACCGGGGTGATCCCGTACGTGGTCACCTCCGTGAAGAGTGCCGCCGGCAAGATGCTGTACAAGCGTTCCGACAACGGTCTCGGCCGGGTCATCGACGCCAACGCCGACGGCATGATGAACGCGATGATGCACGAGACCTTCGTGTCCGGCACCGCCAAGAAGGCCGACATCCCGGGCTGGGAGCTGGCCGGCAAGACCGGCACGACCCAGGATTTCCGCGATGCCTGGTTCATCGGCTACTCGGGTACCCTCGTCACCGGGATCTGGCTCGGCAACGACGACGGCGAGCTGACCAAGAAGGTCACCGGCGGCAACCTGCCGGCGGAGATCTGGAAGACCTACATGACCCAGGCGCTGAAGGGCCAGAACCCGGTTCCGCTGCCCGGCATCAACCGCTGGCGCAAGCCGCCGCCCGAGACCACGGCTTCCGTGGCGAGCGCGGCGCCGAGTTCCCCGGCCGACCTCCTGGGCCAGATCTTCGGCGATCCGGCCGCGCCCGCGCCCCGCCAGCAGGCCCCGGCACGCCGGGCAGCCCCGAAGGACGACCGCAACTTCGTCGAGAAGCTGTTCGGGATCGGCGAGTAA
- a CDS encoding alpha/beta hydrolase, with protein sequence MVFAHGFGCDQNMWRFVAPAFENRFRTVLFDHIGAGGSDLSAYDPVKYATLAGYADDVVAVSRALGVRGGVFVGHSVSAMIGILAWKRAPDLFDSLVLVCPSPRYIDDGDYVGGFTPAQVEELLDFLDSNHMGWSHTMAPVIMGNPDRPELGQELTNSFCRTDPEIAKRFARTTFTSDNRADLDGVTARCLVIQCSDDIVAPQQVGAYVHRKLPNSTLVHFEASGHCPNLSAPEETIAAIEAFVLGG encoded by the coding sequence ATGGTCTTCGCCCACGGGTTCGGCTGTGATCAGAACATGTGGCGCTTCGTGGCACCTGCGTTCGAGAACCGCTTCCGCACCGTCTTGTTCGACCATATCGGCGCCGGCGGGTCGGATCTGTCGGCCTACGACCCGGTGAAATACGCAACCCTGGCGGGCTACGCCGACGACGTCGTGGCGGTGTCGCGTGCGCTCGGCGTGAGGGGCGGCGTGTTCGTCGGCCATTCGGTGAGCGCGATGATCGGCATCCTCGCCTGGAAGCGGGCGCCAGACCTGTTCGACAGCCTCGTCCTGGTCTGCCCGTCGCCGCGCTACATCGACGACGGCGATTACGTCGGCGGCTTCACTCCGGCGCAGGTGGAGGAACTGCTCGACTTCCTCGACAGCAACCACATGGGCTGGTCGCACACGATGGCCCCAGTGATCATGGGCAACCCCGATCGGCCGGAACTCGGGCAGGAACTCACCAACAGCTTCTGCCGCACGGATCCCGAGATCGCCAAGCGCTTCGCCCGGACCACCTTCACGTCGGACAACCGGGCTGACCTGGATGGCGTCACCGCCCGATGCCTCGTCATCCAGTGCTCGGACGACATCGTCGCGCCGCAGCAAGTCGGCGCGTATGTCCACCGCAAGCTGCCGAACAGCACGCTGGTCCATTTCGAGGCGTCGGGCCATTGCCCGAACCTGAGCGCCCCGGAGGAGACCATCGCGGCGATCGAGGCCTTCGTCCTTGGCGGCTAA
- a CDS encoding DMT family transporter — protein sequence MLKSLLPSALALTAGVSIVIQQALNANLRTALNSAALSGVVSFTVGVGCMVVFALVARDPMPSAGVLARIPWWAWSGGMFGAIFIGLGIVLVPQLGAGTFLTLLVTGQMLASVLFDHYGWLGLAQRPVDLPRALGVALLIGGVVLIRR from the coding sequence ATGCTGAAATCGCTCCTGCCCTCGGCGCTCGCCCTCACGGCGGGCGTCAGCATCGTCATCCAGCAGGCGCTGAACGCGAATCTGCGCACCGCCCTCAACTCGGCTGCCCTGTCGGGGGTCGTGAGCTTCACGGTCGGGGTGGGCTGCATGGTCGTGTTCGCGCTGGTCGCCCGGGACCCGATGCCGTCCGCCGGGGTGCTCGCGCGGATCCCCTGGTGGGCGTGGAGCGGCGGGATGTTCGGGGCGATCTTCATCGGCCTCGGCATCGTCCTGGTCCCGCAGCTCGGGGCCGGAACTTTTCTGACGCTCCTGGTCACCGGCCAGATGCTGGCCTCAGTCCTGTTCGACCATTACGGCTGGCTCGGCCTCGCCCAGCGCCCGGTCGACCTGCCGCGGGCGCTCGGCGTCGCGCTGCTGATCGGCGGCGTGGTCCTGATCCGGCGCTGA
- a CDS encoding adenylate/guanylate cyclase domain-containing protein encodes MLPAHRMFWSLILLAAAGAGLLYNVIFADAAAPLAGFTYGLAMGATVLAFDRGLILAGLQARIRRLPAWLYVIAAELAYVLMIVAGNALGGLIVWSFGLTGDELAVATRMTARVLAYALAVAGLLVFVIRMRDLVGGEIFVNFMIGRYHKPVAEERIFLFLDVVGSTAFAEAHGDLRAQEYLSAVFATLAEPVRRNGGSVDDYIGDLAMVTWPMSRGLKDARCVTCVFDVIDRIEADEAAWTGRFGTVPKLRAALHGGSVVTAEVGVDRHKIAYFGDAVNVTSRIEALCRPLGVGILISQDLLGRLPRLPAGVRARSLGAHALRGRGAPLSVATLERGDEAGVAVTEDPAPRRVAAIR; translated from the coding sequence ATGCTGCCGGCTCACCGGATGTTCTGGTCGCTGATCCTCCTGGCCGCCGCCGGCGCCGGGCTGCTGTACAACGTCATCTTCGCCGATGCCGCCGCGCCGCTCGCCGGCTTCACCTACGGCCTGGCCATGGGCGCCACCGTGCTGGCCTTCGATCGCGGCCTGATCCTGGCCGGGTTGCAGGCCCGGATACGCCGGCTCCCGGCCTGGCTCTACGTCATCGCGGCCGAACTGGCCTACGTGCTAATGATCGTGGCCGGCAACGCGCTGGGCGGCCTGATCGTCTGGAGCTTCGGCCTGACCGGCGACGAACTCGCCGTGGCGACCCGGATGACGGCCCGCGTCCTCGCCTACGCGTTGGCGGTGGCTGGCCTGCTGGTCTTCGTCATCCGCATGCGCGACCTCGTCGGCGGCGAGATCTTCGTGAATTTCATGATCGGCCGCTACCACAAGCCGGTGGCCGAAGAGCGGATCTTCCTGTTCCTGGATGTGGTCGGGTCGACCGCCTTCGCGGAGGCGCACGGCGACCTGCGCGCGCAGGAATATCTCAGCGCGGTCTTCGCGACGTTGGCCGAGCCGGTGCGCCGCAACGGCGGATCGGTGGACGACTATATCGGCGACTTGGCCATGGTGACATGGCCGATGAGCCGCGGCCTGAAGGACGCGCGCTGCGTCACCTGCGTGTTCGACGTCATCGACCGGATCGAGGCCGACGAGGCCGCGTGGACCGGCCGGTTCGGCACGGTGCCGAAGCTGCGCGCCGCGCTGCATGGCGGTTCGGTGGTCACCGCCGAAGTCGGCGTCGACCGCCACAAGATCGCGTATTTCGGCGACGCCGTGAACGTGACCTCGCGGATCGAAGCCCTGTGCCGGCCACTCGGGGTCGGCATCCTGATCTCGCAGGATCTCCTGGGCCGGCTGCCGCGCCTGCCCGCGGGGGTGCGGGCGCGCTCGCTGGGCGCCCACGCCCTGCGTGGCCGCGGCGCACCGTTGTCTGTGGCGACGCTGGAGCGCGGTGACGAGGCCGGCGTCGCGGTGACCGAGGATCCGGCCCCGCGCAGGGTCGCGGCGATCCGCTGA